The segment GTAAGCCGCTCCCAACAAATCAGGAAATTCAAAATTGTCGTTGGTGAGTTGGTATTTATTGAAATGGTCGATTAAGTCTTTGGCTTTTTTGTCGGAAATAACACGTTTGTTGCCTTTCACTTGGTTAAAGCTGATATTGTCTTTGAGTACGCCCGCCAAAGTAGGGTTATGTTCTTCCAGTTGCGCCAATGCAATATCAAGAGCTTCCCCAATATTGGTATGTAAGTGTTTGAGTTTTTCCCAGCGCGATAATTCTGCCACAAAATAAGCATCTCCATACGTTGCTTGTTCTTCCAACAGCTCTTCTATCTCCGTTTCCGATAGTCTGTTTTTTTGTCTATACTCTTCTTTTTTCTGCTGCCTGATTTGTTCAAACTGGTCAGACATTCTTTTAATAAAAAGCATACCAAAAATATATTCTTTAAACTCACTGGCATCCATTGAGCCGCGCAAAATATCGGCAGCTTTGAGCAAGAAGTTTTCTAACTGACTAAGGGATAATTTTGTTGTTTTCATGGGGCAAAATAACGTAAATGTAAGGAAAGTTTCGAGTGTTATTTTGCCAGCATAAGCAATTATACCCCTCATTGCAAGCCAATAAAGGGTATAAGATTCTTATCAATAATGAGTTAAATAAATTACTCTCCCAACAGTCTTTTACTCATTTCTTTGCGGGTGTCGTCCTCGAAACTGGCCAAATAGACTTCCGTAATGGCTGTATTAGTATGCCCCAAACTCTCGCTAATGTACTCTATACTTGCCCCTGAACGCTTGAGTACGGTCGAGAAACTGTGTCGTGCGGTGTAAGTGGTTATATGTTTGGAAATGCCCAATTCTTCCCTGATTTGCTTCATAAATTTATTGACTGTGTAGATAATGTTACTGGTTTTCACTGCCTTTTGCAAAGCAGACTGTTCATCAGTATAAAACGGGAAAATATAAGTGTTAGGCAAACAAGGTTTTTGACCCCAACGAGCTATAATTTCTTGGGCAATGGGTGGCAAATGTGCTTGAATTAAACGCGGATTACTACGGAGTTTGTTAGCGGTTTTTTGCCTCATAAATGTTAAGCGGTCGCCGTCTATATTGCTATATTGGAGGTTGCATATATCTTTTACATTTATCCCATTGCATAGATACGAAAAGACCCACAAGTCTCGGGCGAATGCCTCTTTTCCTTGTGGGTCTTGGGGTGTGTAGTGAATGATTTTCATAATGTCAGCTAAGGGCAAGGCTTTTTTGACATTAACCGACTTTAAGGGCTGATATTTCTTTCGCCCAAAGGGGTAAAAGTCTTT is part of the Flexibacter flexilis DSM 6793 genome and harbors:
- a CDS encoding site-specific integrase; the encoded protein is SIKIVSIFIVNIMENTATIAVAIDKRRQKVDGTFPLKLRITFRKERQYISIDESVSLADWDKLKTASVRGEQLKKLKIKITAIEHKAQLILSTMGVFTFRRFIELYNGKSANAAVSRKVINYFQTFIDNLLDEGRIKSAWGFNGALNSLRQYAGTKNLYFEDITPSFLRKYEDALLKKGLKPGSIGFYTTSIRTIFNAAIADGIVSKDFYPFGRKKYQPLKSVNVKKALPLADIMKIIHYTPQDPQGKEAFARDLWVFSYLCNGINVKDICNLQYSNIDGDRLTFMRQKTANKLRSNPRLIQAHLPPIAQEIIARWGQKPCLPNTYIFPFYTDEQSALQKAVKTSNIIYTVNKFMKQIREELGISKHITTYTARHSFSTVLKRSGASIEYISESLGHTNTAITEVYLASFEDDTRKEMSKRLLGE